Part of the Solwaraspora sp. WMMA2065 genome is shown below.
GGACAGGTGACGTGACGCCACGTTCGCAGGAGGTGACATGCGCCGGGGAGTGCGGTTGATCCCGTTGGCGTTGGCGGCCGGTCTGGTGCTGGAGGTCGCCGTTTTCCTGCTGATCGCCCATCAGATCGGCTACGGGTGGGCGTTGCTGTTGGTGCTGGCCGCTTCCCTGGCAGGTATGGCGCTGCTGCGTCGGGAAGGGACGCGCGCCTGGCGGAGTTTCCGGGCGGCGGCGCAGTCCGGTCGCCCACCCGGCGAGCAGGTCAGTGATGGTCTGCTCGGGTTGGTCGCTGGTGTGTTGTTGGCGTCGCCGGGGCTGGTCAGTGGCGTGTTCGGTGGTGTGTTGGCGGTGCCGCAGGTGCGGCGGGTGGTGCGGCGGCGGGTTCAGGTCGCTGCGGAGCGGTGGATGTCGTCGGCGGCGGCGGGGGAGATGTTCGGGCCGCGCCGGGTGCGGGTGTATCCGCCGCCGCCGGCGTCGCCGTCGGCGTCCGGTTCGCCGCCGGCGGGGTCTGTGGACGGTTCCGCGCAGCAAACCGCCGCGGGTGGTCCGACGATCGAAGGGGAGATCGTCGACCCGCCGCGGTGAGCGGGCAACGCGGGGCGGGAGCGTGACGATGCCCCTGACGCCGGCGTACGGCATCAGGGGCGTCGGGTGTCTGGTCTGCCCGCCGGTCGGCGGGGGCGGGTGGGTCAGACGCCGCCGCGCCGGTTGCGGACCTCCTGCAGACGTTCGGCCAGGATGTCTTCCAGTTCGGCGATCGACCGCCGTTCAAGGAGCATGTCCCAGTGGGTGCGTGGCGGCTTGGCCTTCTTCTGCTCCGGTTCGCTGCCGTCGACCAGCCGGGCGACGCTGCCGTCGAACTTGCATTCCCAGGTCACCGGCACCTCCGCGTCGACGGCGAACGGGACCTCGAACTGGTGGCCTTTGGCGCAGAGGTACTCGCGGGTCTGGCGCGGCGCGAGTTCCGTGTTGCGGTCGGACTCGTAGCTGACTGCTCCCAGACGGCTTCCGCGCAGCATGCGCTCGCCCATGATCGGCTATCCCCTCGGTCGTGGTGCTGGTCTTCAGGTGTAACGATGTGCCCGGGGCGGGCGATTCCCGCTGTCAGCGGACGCTGCCTGGTAGCGGCAGGGCCCGCGGCCCGGACGTGTGCGAGCGTATCCGGCCGATGCTCGTTGCTGCCGTGTCACTGGTGCGCGGACGCCGTCGCCGCCGGGGTGAAACACGGCGTTAACGAAGTCTGGCACATCGGTGACGATGTTGATGCGATGTAGGTCACTGTGCCGGCGCCGCCGGTGGCTTGTCGACCGGCCGCTGGGCGGTGCTGAGCGCTGCCAGCGCCGTGGCGAGGTCGCTGACCTGACGGGACAGTTCCGTGACCCGGTTCTGGGCGTTGTCACGTTCGGCCCGGGCGGTGTCGAGCGTGGCGGCGAGTTCCGTCGCGGTGTGTCGGGCCTGTTCGGCGCGGGCGACGGCGGCTGCGGTCTCCGCCCGGGCGGTGTCGGCGTCAACGCGGGCGGTGTCGGCATGGTGTCGCGCCGCATCGGCGCGCCGCTGCCACTGGTCGATGTCGGCGCGGGCCCGGTGCAGCTCTTCACCCGCGGCGGCGGCTTCTGTGCGCGCCTGAGCGGCGTCGGCCCGGGCAGCTTCGGCTTGCGCGCCCGCCCGGTCGGCGCGGATGTCGGCCTGCCGGCGGTGGTCGTCGGCGGTGCGTGCGGCTTCGCTGGCGTCGGCCGCTGCGGCGGTGGCGGCTGCCGCCTCCCGGGTGAGTTCGTCGATGACGCGCCGGTCGTCGTCGTGTTGCCGGGTCAGTTGTTGCAGTTGTTCACGGACGGTGTCGCGGTCGTGTTCGGCCTGCCGCAGCAGTGCGGCGGCGGCAGCAGCCCGCTGCTGCGCGGCGGCCTGTTCCGTCCGTGCCTGCGCGGCCTGCTGGCGGGCCGCCGCGGCTTCGACGGTCGCGGTTCCGGCGCGTGCCTCGGCGGTTTCGGCGCGGGCGGCGGCCTGCGCGGCGGCCTGTTGTGCCTGGGTGGCGGCTGTCGTGGCGGCTTCGGCGAGCTGCCGCGCGTCGTCGCGTTCGGCCTGGGCGGCGGCGAGGGTGGCGGCGGCTTCGGCCCGGACTTCGGCGACGCGACGGTCGACGCCGGCTGGGGAGAGTTCGGCGTGCAGTGTCTCGGTGAGGGTGCCGACCATCTGGTCGAGGCGGTCGACGAGTTCCCAGCTGCGGGCGATCTGGCCGGCGAGACCAGGGGCGTCGCGGCGGCGCATCCGGTTGGCGCGGGAGGCGCGTTGGCAGGCTCCGTCGTTGTCGCGGCAGTACCGGAAGGGGCGGCCGGCGGCTGCCCGTTGCGGTACGGGTGCGCCGCAGTGTGCGCAGGGCCGGGTTGCGGTATCGGTGTCCGGCGGCGGGGTGTCCATCGCCGCCGAAGTGTAGTTGCCGGTCTGACGCGTACCGCCGTCGTGGTGGCCGCAGGTCTGACTTCGGCTGCTTCGCGGGGTGTGTTCCGGCTGTGCGGCGTACGGTCGGCTGGTGGGTTCTGGCGGTGTTGGGCGGTCGATGCGGGAACGGATGGTCGCTGGTGACCTGTACCGTGCCGACGATCCGGAGCTGGTCGAGATGTCGCTGCGGGCGATGGATCTGACTGAGGAGTACAACCGCACGTCGGCGCGTGACGGTGAGCGGCGCCGGGCACTGCTCGTCGAACTGTTCGCCGAGGTGGGGGAGGATACCGAGGTACGGCCTCCGCTGTGGGTCGACTACGGCGTTCACATCAGCGTCGGGTCCCGTACCTTCGTCAACTTCGGGCTGGTGGCGTTGGATGCGGCGGCCATCAGCGTCGGTGACGATGTGCAGATCGGCTGCAACGTGCAGGTGTTGACGCCGACTCATCCGCTCGCGGCCGGTGCACGCCGGGACAAGTGGGAGTCCGCGGAGCCGGTCCGGATCGGCGACAACGTGTGGCTGGGCGGCGGGGTGATCGTGCTGCCCGGGGTGGAGATCGGCAGGGACACGGTGGTCGGTGCGGGGTCGGTGGTGACCCGGAGCCTGCCGGCCGGGGTGCTCGCGGTCGGCAACCCGGCGCGGGTGGTGCGGGATCTGCCGGGCGACCGG
Proteins encoded:
- a CDS encoding RNA polymerase-binding protein RbpA, translated to MGERMLRGSRLGAVSYESDRNTELAPRQTREYLCAKGHQFEVPFAVDAEVPVTWECKFDGSVARLVDGSEPEQKKAKPPRTHWDMLLERRSIAELEDILAERLQEVRNRRGGV
- a CDS encoding FxsA family protein, which encodes MRRGVRLIPLALAAGLVLEVAVFLLIAHQIGYGWALLLVLAASLAGMALLRREGTRAWRSFRAAAQSGRPPGEQVSDGLLGLVAGVLLASPGLVSGVFGGVLAVPQVRRVVRRRVQVAAERWMSSAAAGEMFGPRRVRVYPPPPASPSASGSPPAGSVDGSAQQTAAGGPTIEGEIVDPPR
- a CDS encoding sugar O-acetyltransferase → MRERMVAGDLYRADDPELVEMSLRAMDLTEEYNRTSARDGERRRALLVELFAEVGEDTEVRPPLWVDYGVHISVGSRTFVNFGLVALDAAAISVGDDVQIGCNVQVLTPTHPLAAGARRDKWESAEPVRIGDNVWLGGGVIVLPGVEIGRDTVVGAGSVVTRSLPAGVLAVGNPARVVRDLPGDRTGGG
- a CDS encoding serine/threonine protein kinase — translated: MDTPPPDTDTATRPCAHCGAPVPQRAAAGRPFRYCRDNDGACQRASRANRMRRRDAPGLAGQIARSWELVDRLDQMVGTLTETLHAELSPAGVDRRVAEVRAEAAATLAAAQAERDDARQLAEAATTAATQAQQAAAQAAARAETAEARAGTATVEAAAARQQAAQARTEQAAAQQRAAAAAALLRQAEHDRDTVREQLQQLTRQHDDDRRVIDELTREAAAATAAAADASEAARTADDHRRQADIRADRAGAQAEAARADAAQARTEAAAAGEELHRARADIDQWQRRADAARHHADTARVDADTARAETAAAVARAEQARHTATELAATLDTARAERDNAQNRVTELSRQVSDLATALAALSTAQRPVDKPPAAPAQ